In Vigna unguiculata cultivar IT97K-499-35 chromosome 3, ASM411807v1, whole genome shotgun sequence, a single genomic region encodes these proteins:
- the LOC114178960 gene encoding uncharacterized protein LOC114178960, which yields MIMGYQKPAWLEALYTEKFFVGCSYHENAKKNEKNVCCLDCCTSICPHCLPSHRFHRLLQVRRYVYHDVVRLEDLQKLIDCSNVQAYTINSAKVVFIKKRPQNRQFKGSGNYCTSCDRSLQEPFIHCSLGCKVDFVLKHYKDLSPYLRTCNSLQLSPDFLIPQEMGEEEMTRSTVVDCDEPMSSSCSGSSGSENNMSMSCTEVVRKRRSGWSTVCAKFMANTNNKVSDEDMATSMSRRKGIPHRSPLC from the exons ATGATCATG GGATACCAAAAGCCTGCATGGTTGGAAGCTCTTTACACAGAAAAGTTCTTTGTGGGGTGCTCTTACCATGAGAACGCTAAAAAGAATGAGAAGAATGTGTGCTGCTTAGATTGTTGCACCAGTATTTGCCCTCACTGTTTACCCTCTCATCGCTTCCACAGGCTTCTTCAGGTTCGCCGTTACGTTTACCATGATGTTGTTAGGCTTGAAGATCTTCAGAAACTCATCGATTGCTCCAACGTTCAG GCTTATACTATCAATAGTGCTAAGGTGGTGTTCATCAAGAAGagacctcaaaaccggcaattCAAAGGTTCGGGAAACTACTGCACCTCCTGTGATAGAAGTCTTCAAGAGCCTTTTATTCATTGCTCTCTTGGATGCAAG GTTGATTTTGTGCTGAAACACTACAAGGATCTGTCTCCATATTTGAGGACATGCAACTCCCTACAACTAAGTCCTGATTTTCTGATCCCACAAGAGATGGGGGAGGAGGAGATGACTCGATCAACGGTTGTGGATTGTGATGAGCCAATGAGTTCTTCGTGTTCAGGATCATCAGGGTCAGAGAACAACATGAGCATGTCTTGCACAGAGGTTGTAAGGAAGAGGAGGAGTGGATGGAGCACTGTGTGTGCAAAATTCATGGCCAACACCAATAACAAGGTTTCTGATGAAGACATGGCCACAAGCATGAGTAGAAGAAAAGGAATCCCTCATAGATCTCCACTGTGTTAG